Within Dehalococcoidia bacterium, the genomic segment ATCGAGTCGTCATCGCCGTTTGGGATATGGAGAAAAGCAAAAAGCTATACTCTGATCTTCTTGGGGCAACGTTTCACGACAGCGTTGCCGAGGAAGCAGCTGAACTCGGTTTGTCGGTCTCCATAAGCTGGGATGCCGGTATCGAACTGGTCAGTCCCCTTCCCGACTGCGACAGCAAGGTGAAGCGGACTCTCGAAAAGCGTGGCGAGGGCCTGATCGGGGCGGTCTGGGTGGTGGATGATATCGA encodes:
- a CDS encoding VOC family protein, which encodes MKKAEPVKPQGVNRVVIAVWDMEKSKKLYSDLLGATFHDSVAEEAAELGLSVSISWDAGIELVSPLPDCDSKVKRTLEKRGEGLIGAVWVVDDIEKARATAEGLGIPIWYTVDYSQDQINKYQQGRFSKFKEYMLDPRTTYGVETIIGQIEPKS